GGAGCGGACAATCCGATAATCGACTAAGTGTTCGATCACCGAACAGAGAGTGAATCGCCCGTTGCCATTGGACTCTCTGCTTGTCAGCAGAGCCGTTTCGTCAGGTGAACAGTTGGGTGCTGAGGTCGCGACTGGCGTCGAGCATGATCGGCAGAAACTTCTGCTCCAGTTCATTGCGGGTGACCCGACCCGCGCTGGTGCTGACATTCAACGCGGCCAGTACCTGGCCCGAAGCATCGTAGACCGGGACGGCAATGGAACGCAGGCCTTGCTCCAGCTCCTGATCGACGATGCACCAACCCTGTTGCCGAACTTGCTGAAGGCATTCGAGCAAGGCTTCCGGGGTGCGCAACGTGCGGCTGGTTTTCGGTTGCAGGTCCACATGATCGAGGTATTCCTGCAGCGACACATCATCAAGCGCGGCCAGCAGAATCCTGCCCATGGAGGTGCAATACGCCGGTAGACGCCCACCCACGGCCAGGTCTACCGAAATCAGCCGCTGAGTCGTGGCCGAGCGCGCAATATAAAGGATGTCGTCGCCCTCCAGCGTGGCCATGTTGCAGGCCTCGTGCAACTGATCGCTCATGCGGTCCAGATAAGGCTGCGACGAAACCGCGAGCGGCGTGGAAGACAGATAGGCATGGCCCAGCGTCAGAACCTTGGGCAGCAGCGAGTAAGTGCGACCGTCGGTGGTGGCGTAGCCCAGTTTGATCAGGGTGTGAAGGCAACGACGAACCGCAGCCCTGGGGATTTCCGTGCGGTGGCTGATCTGGGCAATGGTCAGGTGGCGCTTGCGCTCCTGGAATGCCTGAATGACGGCCAGCCCGCGTGCCAGCGAGGTCATGAAATCGGGATCGCCGGTCAGCGCCTGAATCCTTTTAGCCGGAGACGCAACAATCGGCGGCGCGAGTGACGTAAAGGAGTTACGCAATTGATCGTTCATGCTGGCACCGTTCGTCGTGGCCGCGAAAGCCTTATAGGACGCCACTCTCGCCTGTTTGAACACGCTCGGCAAGCCTGATTTGGGCGATTATCGAACGACTGGGCGATAATCGCAATTGACCGGTCGCCTGGTTGCTTATACCTTTCACATGCCATATGTGGCTTCTTGGAACTACTGGTCAGGTACCCACTGAGAAGTCCCAGGCACGGCCTTGCTTAACCGCAAGGCCGTTTTTGTCTCTGCTGCGACAACTTAGTGTGTAAGCGAATAAATACACATCGGCTATTGGTGTAGTCATCCGCCGTTTATTTACGCCGTCAGAAAACTGTCTTGCTGAATCCAACAAACGAATCGTCAAGTTTCAACATCGGATGAACCTGTAACTTCGGAATCTTCGTACATAGGCAACGTATAAATCCTCAGTTGCCCGACTATGGCAGTCTCTGCTGTTGACTCGGTTGCACATCTTCGCGATAGTGGCCGTCATTGAGCCCTATAACGCTATGGCGTGTTTAAATCCCTCGCCTCACCAGGCATGGATCCAAACTCACGCAGGCATTGCCCGACTCGGTCGCAATGCCCAGCGCCGGCAGACCTGCATCCAGGTCACTTGGCCATCCTGCAGGCGTTCAATAATGAATAAATGTTGCTACGACAGTTTTGTCGTTCCGGTGCACGTAGCCGCCCTTGGTTGAAAGTGTAATCGTCACGCGCAGGAACCCCTGCCCGATGATGAGTTCCGAGCCGGTAAGTTCCTCGGCAGGATTGGCACTTTCCCTTTCAGCGTTGGCAACGGAATTAAACTCGACCCGATCAGGTATTAACGTGACCAAAGATGAACTGCGCGCCGAATTAGAGCGCCAGGAACAACGCTACAAGGAAGTGTACGGCGGCGAAGTGACCACCTATGCAGCGCAACCCGAGCCGGAGCGCAAGCCATGGCGCAAGCGGGCAAGTCTGCTTGATCAGGCCTTCAAACAAGAACTGCAAAAAATGGAAGAGGAGCTCAAGGAAGAGCCTTGAGCCTGAGCCCAGGGGCCACGGGTGCGTCCAGCGGCAAGCCACGCGGCCTGGCAGGCTCGCCCCGATAGACTCGGCTATGCTACAGGGGCGCACTTCGCTCGGCTTCCGGACCGGAAGTCAACGGGCTGTTTGAACAGAAATTTCGTTGCAGGCTGCTACCAATGAGCGGCGTGCCTATCGATTAGTTTTTTTTCTGTCATAATCCCGCCCCCTTAAGACCGGGTCAGAAAACCTTCCATGATCGATCTATTCAGCGGACTGGATGCTTGGGTAATTGTGAGCTTGTTGCTTGCCCTGGCGTTTGTCCTCACCTTCGAGTTCATCAACGGCTTTCATGACACTGCCAACGCGGTGGCGACAGTCATTTACACCAAAGCCATGCCGCCCCATCTAGCGGTGTTCTTTTCAGGTGTGTTCAATTTCCTCGGGGTGCTTCTGGGTGGTGTCGGTGTGGCCTATGCCATCGTCCACCTGCTGCCGGTCGAGTTGTTGATCAACGTCAATACCGGTCACGGGCTGGCCATGGTCTTTTCGCTATTGGCCGCTGCAATTACCTGGAACCTCGGCACCTGGTATTTCGGTATTCCGGCTTCCAGCTCCCAT
The nucleotide sequence above comes from Pseudomonas lutea. Encoded proteins:
- the pcaR gene encoding pca regulon transcriptional regulator PcaR; protein product: MNDQLRNSFTSLAPPIVASPAKRIQALTGDPDFMTSLARGLAVIQAFQERKRHLTIAQISHRTEIPRAAVRRCLHTLIKLGYATTDGRTYSLLPKVLTLGHAYLSSTPLAVSSQPYLDRMSDQLHEACNMATLEGDDILYIARSATTQRLISVDLAVGGRLPAYCTSMGRILLAALDDVSLQEYLDHVDLQPKTSRTLRTPEALLECLQQVRQQGWCIVDQELEQGLRSIAVPVYDASGQVLAALNVSTSAGRVTRNELEQKFLPIMLDASRDLSTQLFT